DNA from Mycobacterium bourgelatii:
CCGAGCAAGACTGCGTGAATTCATCCCCAAATGCTGACACACGGCCGCAGCAGGTGGCGCGTCGGCGTCAACGAGGGACGATTCTGATCCGGATGGGACCGCGCCACGCGCCGTCGGGATCAAGGACGTCGCCGCGCTGGGTGATCTCCACGACCCCTGATTTGGCCAATTCCCGGGCCAGGTCACGGGCGTCGCCCATGAGGTCGCGCCAGTCGTCGCGGCCGACGGCGCGGGCGGCGTCGGATGGACAAATGCTGCTCTTCGGGCCGCGGTGCGCGGCCAGCGCGCGGATCGATGACCTCAGTCGTTGCCGGACGGGCCCATCGGCCAGCGCCATTTCGGCGTCGTCAGCCGCCGGACCCCCGTCGTCAAGCACCCTGCGAAGTTCGTCACGTATCCGAGTCATAAAGCGACTGCTCGGAACCGTGCCGCACCTATCGGCGTTGCACCTGCCATGACGTCCATCCTCCCGAACGACGGCAGCGCGGGGCGAGTGCCCATCGCACTCGCCGACCGACTCCTGGACATCAGACGCATCTACCACGAACCGAACATCGAGAGGTTTGCACGGGCCCAACAGGTGCTGGACCGGTTTCCCGACGCCCAGCGCATCGAGGTGCCTTCCCACCAAGCGATACCGGGTCTTTACGGCAACGAGGGCAATGTCGAGGACTGGGTCCGGATCAAGCGCGAGGTGCTCGTTCTCGGCGAGAAGAAGAGCCTGTCAGCGCGCCGCAACGAACGGTCCAGCGATTGGATAGCGCCCTCCACCGCCAACGGCTGCGCGATGGCCTGCTCCTATTGCTACGTCCCGCGCCGCAAGGGCTACGCCAACCCGATCACCGTCTTCACCAACATCGAACGGATCACCGGCTATCTGGACCGGCACGCCGCCCGGCAAGGCGTCAAGCCCGCACCCAACCAATGCGACCCGGTTGACTGGGTCTACGACATCGGCGAAAACAGCGACTGCTCGGTCGACGCCATGGTGTCGGACAACGTGCGCGACCTCGTCGAGCTGTTCGCCCGCATTCCGAATGCCAAGGCCAGCTTCGCGACCAAGCTGGTCAACCCCGACCTGCTCGGCTACGACCCCCGGGGGGGAACCCGGGTGCGGTTCAGCCTGATGCCGGCGGAGACGTCGCGGGTCGTCGACATCCGGACGGCCAAGGTGGCCGACCGGATCGCCGCCCTGGACGACTTCGTCGAGGCTGGATACGAAGTGCACCTGAATTTCAGCCCGGTGATCGTCCACGAGGGGTGGTTGACCGACTGGGCGGAGCTGCTCGAGCAGATCGCCGACGGAACCAACGAACGCACCAAACGGCAGCTCGCCGCCGAAGTGATCTTCTTGACCCACAACGAGGGCTTGCACGACGTCAATCTCGGCTGGCATCCCAAAGGTGAAGAGTTGCTTTGGCGTCCGGACCTGCAGCAGCTCAAGCGCAGTCAGAGCGGCCAGTGGAATGTCCGGTACAAGAGCCCTTGGAAGGGTCGGTGGGTGCAGGAGCTGACCGACCTGATCGCGGTCAAGCTGCCGACCTGTCGGGTCCGCTACGCGTTCTGAGCGCCCCGATTTTTCACCCGGTTTCTGCCCCGGTTCCTGCGCAGCCATCGGCCCCGGGCGATGTCCTTGCGTTCGGCGGCTTCGTTCTTCTCGATGACCCGGGTGTCTTTGGGCGGTAATTGCAGCTCGTGTTCGGCGGCGATGCCGGCCTGCAGTTGTCGCCCCCGTTCCAGCTCGGCGTCGAGCTCAGCGCCGAACAGCAGTGCCACGTTGGTAATCCACAGCCACAGCAGGAACACAATGACGCCGCCCACCGCGCCGTAGGTCTTGTCGTAACTGCCGAAACGACTTACGTACAGGCCGAATCCGAGGGAGGCCAGTGCCCAGACCACGATGGCGACGGCGGCGCCGAGGCTAAGCCAACGAAACTTCGGCTGCTGGATATTCGGCGTCGCGTAATAGAGCATCGCGACCGCCAGCGTGACGAGCAGCAGGACGACCGGCCACTTTGCCACCGCCCATGCTGTCTGCGCGGCGCTGCCCAGACCGATTGCGCCGCCGATCGCCTTACTGATCGGGCCGCTGACGATCAAGAGGAAACCGGTGGCGGCGGCCAGCAGCAATCCCGCCAATGTCAACAGCATTTGCTGTGGGCGCAGCTTCCACATCGGGCGCCCCTCGCCGATCTCGTAGATGCGGTTCATCGCGCGTCCGAACGCGCCGATGTAGCCGGACGCCGACCACAGCGCGGCGAGCGCGCTGACCACCAGAGCGACACCCGCCGAAGGATTGTCTACGACCTGCTGGATCGGTTGGCGCAGCATGTCGAGTGCGGAGTCGGGAACCAGTTGGGCCGCCACGTCGACAAGGGCGTCGGTGGTACGTCGGCCCTCGCCGATTACGCCCAGCAGTGACACCAGCACCAGCAACGCGGGAAATAACGACAGCACCGCGTAATAGGTGAGCGCCGCGGCCAGGTCGAGACACTGATCCTTGCGGAATTCGAAGGCGGTTTTTCGCAGCACGAACATCCACGAGGCCCTCGTCAGATCGTCAGGTGATTCCGGCTTGCTCGGGTCGTCGGGGTCGAGCGGGCGCTGCTCGCGCTCTGACGAGGTGTTGCCGGTGTCGACGTCGGTCATATCAACCGAATCCCCCCGGACAGGGCATTCCACACCCGGGATTAGGTGTTTGTCGGAGTTGTGGCCAGGTGCTGGGCCAACGCGTTGGCCACCGCGGCGGCGCCCATGCCGTTCGGATGTAGTGGCGCGGCTTCATGGCTCAGGACGAACCCTTCGAAATACCGATCTTCGGCCGCGGCGCACATGTCGTGTCCGACCGACACCGGCCTGGTGTCGAAGAAGTCCACCTGCTTCCTGGTCGCCAGCGCCCGTTGTGCCTCGTCGAGTTCGTCGACCTTGGCCTGGAAGTAGTCGGCATCTCGCGGATTGATGGGCTGCCGTCCGAAACATCCACCGGGCCGGACGTACGTGCCGTAACCGACGAGAACAATCCGCGCGCCTGGCGCCCTCGTCCGGATCGCGTCCACCATGTCTTCCCAGACCGGAATCTGGCGACGGATCGCCGCGCTGAACCGGTCCTCCCCGGTGGCGGCGAGGTCGTCGAAACAGGCCGGCAGAGACAACGAGGCGCGCCGGCATTTGGAAGCACTGCCGGCTAGCCCGATGTCGTTTCCGCCGATGGTGACGGTGATCAACTCCGTGTCGACGCCGATCGCGTCGATCTGCGGAGCAACCGATCCGCGCCGCGTCTGTTGCGCCCGGTAGGTGACATCGGCAGTGGTGGCACCGCTGCAGGTGACGTCACTGAAGCTGCGGGCGCCGATGCCCCTGGCCAGGACCGAGGGGTAGTCGTTGGTCGACTTCAGGCATCCCGGCGGGTCGGCTTGATACGGCACCAAGGGCGCCGCGGCCGCAGAGTCGCCGAGCGCGACGTAGGTCATTCCCGTCGTGCTGATCGTGGGGGCGGGGTCAGAGCCCGGTCGGGTCGGTGCCGCGCAAACCGCCGTGGCGGCGACCAGAGTGGCGGCGGCGCCGACGAGCTTCGTGTGAAGACTCAATCCGGCGGCTCTTGCCCCGGGCCCTCCGCGGCGTCGGCCTCGGCCGCGGCCTGCTCCCGGTCGCTGGGCTTACCCGGCACGCCTTCGGCCTCGCGCTCCTCGGCAACCTTTTCGTCGAGGTCGTCGACAATGTTTTCCAGCTGCTCGGAGTGGCTCTGGCGCTCGCTGCGGTCCGTCATACGGCATTCATACCCGGTCGGGCAGGACGTAAAGCTGTTCGTTCGGTCTCAATAGGTCAGCAGGCGCTGCTTCTGCTGAACGAATTCTTCCTCGGTGAGGATGCCCGAATCCCGCAGCGAAGCCAGTTCACGCAGCTCAGCGGCGATGCTGGTGATCGGGCCGCCGGCCGGGACCTTCGGCGGCTCGACCGCCTCACCGCTCGGCTTGCTTGTGGCACCCTTCACGCGCTCACCACTCCGGACGCGTGTCGCCGCGCCGCCACCGCCGATCGGGCCGGCCATGGCGCGCCCGGCCATACCGGCCAGCGCCATCTGACCGAGCAGGCCTCCGGCCTCCACTGCGGATCCTTCTGCGGCCGCGGCGATGTTGGCGGCCGGCAATGCATTGGCCAGCAGGCGCATTTCCGGGGCCGCCACGGTCCAGCCGGTTGGCACGGACAATCGACCCACCGAAGCGGCCTCGCCGACACCCGCCGACACCGCCGAACCGAGCGGCGGAAAAGGCGCTACCGGCGCAGGCCCCACGGCGGGCCACGGCTCAACCCCGGCCCAACCGCTTACCAGTTCGTCAGTGTGCAGACCGTTGTAATAGGCGGCGACGTCGTAGGGGAGCGCCGTGCCAGCCAGTGGCGCGTCGACGCCGACGCCACCAACGCCCACCATCACGTCGAAGATGTCGAGCGCGTCCAACGGCGTCAAACCCGCAGCGGGACTCGCGAGGGTGTTCAAGGCGTCAGGCACGGCCGAAAACGCCTCAGCGGCATTCCACACGGTGCCTTGCGCCTGGCCAGCGGAGAGGCCGGCCGCTTCGGCGACCGAAGCGGCTTGTCCGAGCGCCCCGGCCGGATCGACAATCGCGGCCGGTTCGCTGAACGGGATCAGCGACGTGGCGGCTGCCGACTCGCCGGCATAGCCGAGCATGGTTGCGGCATCTTGCGCCCACATCTCGGCATATTGGGCCTCGGTGACCGCAATCGCCGGCGTGTTCTGTCCGAAGAAATTCGTCGCGACCAATGCGACCAGCAGGGCACGGTTGGCCGCGACCACCGGCGGCGGCACGGTCGCCGCGAAAGCCGCCTCGTACGCGGCGGCCGCGGCGGTGGCCTGCGTCGCCGTCCGCTCAGCCTGGGCGGCGGTGGCCCACAACCAGCCCCCGAACGGCGCGGTCGCGTCCGCCATCAACATCGACGCCGGACCCAACCACGGTCCAGCGGTCAGCCCCGCAATCGTCGCGTCGTACGCGCTGGCGGTGCTTTGCAGCTCAGCGGCCAGCGCCTCCCACGCCGCGGCAGCGGCCAACATCGGGCCCGCACCGGGCCCGGCATACATCCGGGCGGAGTTGACCTCCGGCGGCAGCGATGCGAAATCCATGACAGGTCCTCCAGCCAGAACGCGAAGTGCTTATACCCGACCCGACCACTTCTGGCCGCAGATCAAGTTTCATTCACGTTTATTTCATAGATTGTTCTTGCCTATTTCCCGTTTGCTGCACAAGCCAACCGCGACCAGCGGGACTGGTCTCCCCACGTGACGAGTCACACAGCGCCTGGACGCCTACGCTGATCGGAATGGCCGAACCGTCCATCGCCGAAATGCGCCGACGGCTCGATAACCTCACCACTCGCGATGCGGCGCGGCTGGGCAGGCGGTTGAAGAACCTGCGCGGGGCGAACCCCGAAAAGCTGCGACAACTCGTCACCCAAGTGGAGGCGGCCGAAGCTCTGGTCACCACCCGGCTCGCGGCTGTTCCCACGATCACCTACCCCGAACTGCCGGTCAGCGACCGGCGCCACGACATTGCCGAAGCGATCAATGCGCACCAAGTCGTGGTCGTTGCCGGTGAAACCGGATCCGGTAAGACCACCCAGCTGCCCAAGATCTGCCTGGAGCTGGGTCGCGGAGTACGCGGAACCATCGGACACACCCAGCCTCGTCGCCTCGCCGCCCGCACCGTCGCGCAACGGATCGCCGACGAGTTGCAGACCCCGCTCGGCGACGTTGTCGGTTACAGCGTGCGGTTCACCGACCAGGTCAGCGACCGCACCCTGATCAAGTTGATGACCGACGGCATCCTGCTCGCCGAGATACAGCGTGACCGTCGCCTGCTGCGCTACGACACCCTGATCCTCGACGAGGCCCACGAGCGCAGTCTGAACATCGACTTTCTGCTGGGCTACCTGCGCCAACTGTTACCGCGGCGCCCCGATCTGAAGGTGATCGTCACGTCGGCGACGATCGAGCCGCAACGCTTCGCCGACCACTTCGACGGCGCTCCCATCATCGAGGTATCCGGACGGACCTACCCGGTCGAGATTCGCTACCGGCCCCTCGAAGTTCCCGTGGCAGCGGGCACCCGGCAAGATTCCAGCGATCCCGACGATCCCGACCACGAAATCGTCCGCACCGAGATCCGCGACGAAGTCGACGCCATCGTCGACGCGATCCGCGAACTCGAGAACGAGCCGCCGGGTGATGTCCTGGTGTTCCTGTCGGGGGAGCGCGAGATCCGTGACACCGCAGAGGCTCTCGCGGGGTTGCCGGATCGTTTGCAGCGCACTGAGGTCCTTCCTCTGTACGCCCGGCTTCCCACCGCCGAGCAGCAGAAGGTTTTCGCACCCCATACCGGTCGGCGCATCGTGTTGGCCACCAACGTCGCCGAAACATCGCTGACCGTGCCCGGGATTCGTTACGTCGTGGATCCGGGGAACGCCCGCATTTCGCGGTACAGCCGCCGGTTGAAGGTGCAGAGATTACCGATAGAACCCATTTCGCAGGCCTCCGCCGCACAGCGGGCCGGTCGGTCCGGCCGACTCGCGCCCGGCGTATGCATCCGCCTGTACTCCGAGGAGGACTTCGAGGCGCGCCCGCGTTACACCGATCCCGAGATCCTGCGCACCAACCTGGCCGCGGTGATTCTGCAGATGGCGGCGTTGCAACTCGGCGATATCGAGAACTTTCCGTTCCTCGACCCGCCGGACCGGCGCAGCGTCCGCGACGGCGTCCAGTTGCTTCAGGAACTCGGTGCGTTTGACCAACAGGGCGCCATCACCGATCTCGGTCGCCGCCTGGCGCGGCTGCCGGTCGACCCGCGGTTGGGCCGGATGATTCTGCAGTCCCAGGCTGAGGGGTGCGTACGGGAGGTTCTGGTGCTCGCCGCGGCGCTGACCATCCCCGACCCGCGGGAACGTCCCTCCGACCGCGAGGAGGCCGCCCGCCAGAAGCATGCCCGGTTCGCGGATGAAAGCTCCGACTTCCTCAGTTACCTCAACCTCTGGCGCTACCTGCGTGAACAGCGAAAAATATTGTCCGGCAATGCTTTCAGGCGCTTGTGTCGCAATGAGTTTCTGCACTACCTGCGCATCCGCGAGTGGCAGGATCTGGTCGGGCAGTTGCGCAGCATCGCGCGCGACCTCGGCGTGACGGAGTCCGACGACGATGCGGACCCGGCGTCGATCCACGCGGCGCTGCTCGCCGGGCTGTTGTCGCACGTGGGCATGCGAAGAGAGGACGGCCGCGAGTACCAAGGCGCGCGGAATTCGCGGTTCGTCCTCGCACCCGGCTCGGTGCTCAGCAAGCGCCCGCCGCGCTGGGTGGTGGTGGCAGAGCTCGTCGAGACCAGTCGCCTCTACGGCCGGACCGCCGCCCGCATTCAACCGGAGATCGTCGAACGGGTGGCCGGCGACCTGGTCCAGCGCACCTACAGCGAACCGCACTGGGACGCCGCTCGCGGCGAGGTGCTGGCGTATGAGCGGGTGACGCTCTACGGCCTGCCGTTGGTCGCCCGGCGTCGGGTGGGATACGCCCGGGTGGATCCGGTGGTATCACGGGAATTGTTCATCCGGCACGCGCTGGTGGAGGGGGACTGGCAGACCCGCCACCACTTCTTCCGCGACAACGCCCGACTGCGGGCGCAACTCGAGGAGCTGGAGGAGCGGGCCCGTCGCCGCGACCTGCTCGTCGGCGACGACGAGGTGTACGCGCTCTACGACGCCCGCATCCCCGCCGAGGTCGTCTCCGCGCGACACTTCGACGCCTGGTGGAAGAAGCAGCGGCACCGCACCCCCGACCTGCTGACGTTTACTCGAGACGACCTGCTGCGCACCACCGACACCGGCGACGCCGACCGGCCGGACAGATGGGAAGCCGGCGATGTTGCGCTGCCGCTGACCTATCGGTTCGAGCCAGGTGCAGCCGACGACGGTGTGACGGTGCACGTGCCGATCGACGTGCTGGCCCGCCTAGGTGGTGACGAGTTCGCCTGGCAGGTACCGGCATTGCGGGAAGAGTTGGTGACCGCCCTCATCCGGGCGTTGCCGAAAGACCTCCGGCGCAACTTTGTTCCCGCGCCCGACACCGCCCGCGCGGTGCTGTCCAATCTGGATCCAGCCGGCGAGCCGCTACTCGCGGCATTGCAACGCGAATTACACCGTCGCACCGGTGTTTTGGTGCCCATCAATGCATTCGATCTGGAAAAGTTACCAGCGCATCTGCGGGTCACCTTCGCCATCGAAGCCGACGGTGCGGAGGTCGCCCGCGGCAAAGACCTTGCGGCACTGCAGCAGCGACTTGCTACACCGGCCAGACAAGCCGTCGCCGAAGCCGTCGCCGGCGAGCTGGAACGGAAGGGTTTGCGCTCCTGGCCCGACGGCTTGGAGGCGCTGCCGCGCGTCGTCGAATGCACCGTGGGCGGACGCGCCGTTCGGGGCTTTCCGGCTTTCGTGGCGGCGGGCGATGCGGTCGACCTTAGGGTGTTCGCGACGTCGGCGGAGCAAGACGAGGCCATGCGGCCCGGCTTGCGGCGCTTGGTGCGCACAAGCGTGCCGTCGCCAGTCAAAGCCGTTGAGCGCCAACTGAACCCACGGTCCCGCCTGACCCTGGGGGTCAACCCGGACGGCTCGCTGGCCGCCCTGTTGGAGGACTGCGCGGATGCCGCGGTCGACGCGTTGATACCCGCCGCGGTGTGGACGCGCGATGAGTTCGCCGCATTGCGGGATCGCGTGACCCAATCGCTCGTGGCGACGACCGCCGACATCGTCGGACGCGTCGAAAAGGTGCTGGCCGCGGCCCAAGAGGTCGAACTGTTGCTGCCCCCCAACCCGCCGCCGTCGCAGGCCGAGGCGATTGCCGACGTACGCGCGCAACTGGATCGGCTGTTGCCGCGCGGGTTCGTCACCGCCACGGGCCGCGATCACCTCGCCGACCTCACTCGCTACCTGACTGCGATTGGTCGGCGCCTCGACCGGTTGCCGCACGCGGTCGAAGCCGACCGGCAGCGGATGCAACGCGTACACAACGTGCAGGACGCCTACGACGAACTGCTGCACGCACTCCCGCCCGCGCGGCGGCAAGCCGTGGCGGTCCGCGACATCGCGCGGCAAATCGAGGAGCTTCGGGTCAGCCTGTGGGCCCAGCAACTCGGGACACCGCGTCCGGTCAGCGAGCAGCGGATCTACCGGGCGATCGACACCCTGCTCGATCAAGCGTGACCGCTACATCTGCGCCCAGACGATCTTGGTCTGCAGGTAGGTCTCTATGCCCGCCTTGCCGGACTCGAGGCCCCAGCCGGACTGCTTGTAGCCGCCGAACGGCATCGAGTGGTCGTACTGCATCTGGCAGTTCAACCCGACGGTGCCCGCCTTGAGCCGCTTCGCCAGCCGGTGCGCGCGGCCAAGGTCTTTGGTCCACACGGTGGCGGCCAGCCCATAGGTGCTGTTGTTGGCCAGCGCGACGGCCTCGTCCTCGTCTTCGAACGGCAGAATCGTGACGACGGGCCCGAAGATCTCCTCCTGAAACAGCCGGCTGGTGTCTGGGTCGACCCGCGTTACGACCGTCGGATGCACGAAGTACCCCTTGCGGTCGAGTCGGTAACCGCCGCTGACGATTTCGGCGCCCTCGACCTTGCCCTGCTCGAGATAACCAAGGACGCGGTTCAGTTGCTTCTGACTGATCAGGGGCCCGCTCATGGTGCCCTCTTCGTTCGGGGCACCCATCTTGAGGTGGTTGCCAATCGCGGCAATGCCTTCCACCACTTGGTCATAGACGCTGCGCTGCACCAGGATTCGGGAGCCGCACACGCACGCCTGCCCGGAGTGCACGAAGGTGCCGAAGGCGGCCAGCGTGATGGCCTTCTTCAGTTTCGCGTCGTCGAAGATCACCACCGGGGACTTGCCGCCGAGCTCCAGGGTGACCTTGTTGAGGTTGCTGCGCGCCGAGGCGTGCACGATCTCACGCCCGACTTCCGTCGAACCGGTGAACGCGACTTTTTCGACGTCGGGGTGGGCGGTGATGGCCGCACCGACCGTGTGCCCGTAACCGTTCACCAGGTTCGCTACCCCGTCGGGCACGCCTGCCTCGGCCAGCAACCGCATCAGGACGAGTGCCGAAAGTGGCGTCTCCTCAGCGGGTTTGACCACACTGCTGCAACCCGCGGCCAGCGACGGAGCCAGCTTGGCGCAGAAGTTGAACACCGGTCCGTTCCACGGGAAGATCAGCCCCACCACTGCGTACGGCTCCCTGAGCGTGTACGTGTGCATGTGTGAGTCGACACCGGTCAGACCGCCGGTGTTGACGTCGCGCGCGATGCCCTCGATCTTCGTGCACCAGCCCGCGTAGTAGCGGAACCACTCGGCACCCACGGACACCTGCATCTTGGCCTGCGCGGGATACATGCCGGCATTCAGCATTTCGAGCTCGGCGAGGAGTTCGGCATTCTGGTCGATCAACTCGCCGACCCGCCACAACACCTTGGCGCGTTCATAGTCCGGCTTGCCGGACCACGCCCCAGACTCGGCGGTCTCCTTCGCCCGCGCGACCGCGTCGTTGACAGCCTCTGGCCCGCAGTCGGTGAATTCGGTGATCTGCTCCTCGGTCGAGGGATTGATGACCGGGATCACGTCACCGGTCCCCGGTCGGTTGCGCACCTCGTCTAGTACGGCCTGAACGCTCATGAGCATCCCCTCTCGACCCTCGCCGCGACCCCCCGCGTGGCTGAAGTTACGCGGTTAACCTAACCGTGTCTACCGTCCAAATGAGGAATAGCCCGGGCGTGAGCCGGGTTCCATCGGGCAACGATTGGAGGGTGATATGCCGACGATGTCCAGCGCTGAACGAGAAGCTTTCCTTGCCGATGTCCAGATCGGGGTGATCGCGGTCGAGCGTCCCGACCGAGCACCATTGGCGGTGCCAGTCTGGTACGGGTACCAGCCCGGCGGCGACGTGGTGCTGTGGACTGAACGCGACAGCGTAAAGGAGAAACTGATCCGCGCGGCCGGGCGGTTCTCGATCGCTGTCCAGGACGAACAGCCACCGTACCGATACGTCACCGCGGAAGGCGACGTAACCGCGATCGAACCCGCTCAGGACGACGAAGCGCGCGCGATCGCGGTCCGCTATCTGGGTGAGGAGGAAGGCAACGCATTCACCGATCAGAATTTGGGCGCGGACTCGGTCATCATTCGGATGCGTCCCAGGCGGTGGTTGAGCACCGACTACTCCAAGGAGTAGTCGCGCCCCGCAGGCGTCAGAGCCGGCTGAGCAGCTCCGCCTTCTTCGTGGCGAACTCCTCGTCGGACAAGATGCCGCGCTGATGCAGCCCGGCAAGCGACTCGATGGCCGCGATGATGCTCGCGGAGTCGCCGGATCCCGCCGCAGACGGCGCAGCGGGCGCCGTCGCGGGCGCTTCGGGTTCGGACCGATATTGCGGAGCGGGCGCGGCAACCGGCGTTTCGGCCACCTGGCGGGTGCCGAGCTCGCGCAAGCTCGATACGTCGAAGGTGCCGAACTGGCTGGTGAACTGGACCGAGCCGGGGCCTGCGCCGCCCTGCTGCTGTTGGACGCCACCAATCTGGTGATCGGCGGTGTCAAAAATCTTCGTCACGCCGTCGATCTGAATTGCCAGCCGTCGCGTGGTCGGGAAGATGGCGTAGCGCGCATTGTTCTGAGCGCCGGCCGAGCTCGGGACGCCCAGGTCGGCAGGCCACCAGTTGGAGGAGGTAAACCCTCCCTGGAACTGGGTTTGGGTATTCGGGGCGGGGAACACCGTCGTAGTGGTCAGCAGCTGCGCCAGTTCGTTGCACAGGGCGTCGACGCGCGCCTTGAGCGCGTTGTCGAACATGTTGCCGACCATCGTCATTCCGCCCCGCATCCATTGGCCGGAACCGCCGAGTTCGGGAATCGAAAACTGTGCCATGGTGCCGCCGCCGGCATGGATGGCGAACAACATGGCCAGCACCGCCTCGCGGGACAGCCCATGGCGCTGCGCAATCTCAGTAACGGCCTGTTCGGCGTCCGGAGTCACCGTTGCCTTCATCGTCTGAATCTTTCGTCGTTGGAGTCATTTCGAGCCTACGCAAGTCGCCCGGGACGGTGCGTGGCGATCAGTTTGCGTTTTACCCCGGTCGCCACATCCAAAAACACGCACAACCAGTGTGATTCGAAAGGAGAGCGACATCATGCAACCGCATGTTGACGTGATTACTCTCGGCGTCGCGGACTTGGACCGTTCGCTTGCGTTCTACCGCAGCTTCGGCTGGGAAACCGATGGCATCGTGGGCACGGAATTCCCCGGCAGCCAGACTGAGCCCGCAGGACGGGCAGCGATGTTCAAACTCCGGGACGGTCTGATGCTGTCGCTCTACCCGGCGAGCGAATTGGCCAAGGACGCCGGCGTCGACATCGCCGCAGTCAGCGGCCACGGGTTCTCGCTGGGGCACATTGTTTCGTCTCGCCACGACGTCGAAAAGGTGTTGGCCACCGCGCAGGCGGCTGGCGGCCATCAGGTGGGAACGGTGGGGGAGCGTCCGTGGGGCATCTACTCCGGATATTTCCGGGATCCCGACGGGCACCTGTGGGAAGTCATTTACTTCCTGGCAAGCGATCAGAACTGATGCCTAAACAGCGCCCTTGAAGCGTTAGCGCTTTTCGCGCCAACCTCGCTCGAACGGCAACCGCCATGCGTTGGGCGCGATCAACTGGTGGATCGCGTTAGGCCCCCAGGTACCTGGCTGATACAGCTTGACCGGCGGCGGATCGTAGAGCAGTTCAGCGGAACGCTCCCACAGCGATTCAATGCCCTCGGCAGTGGTGAACAACGTGTGGTCGCCGCGCATCGCGTCGAGGATGAGCCGCTCATAGGCTTCCAGCACGTCGGCGACGGTGTCGATTTCCTGCGAGGAGAACTGCATGGACAACTTGTAGAGCTTCATGCCGGGCCCCGGCCGCTTGCCGTAGAAGGACAACGACACCTTCGACGCGTCCGCGAGGTCGAACGTGAGGTGGTCGGGACCCTCGGCGCCGACGCCCGAACCCGGCGGGAACATGGTTCGCGGAGCCTCTTTGAACGCGATCGAGATGATGCGAATGCCTTCGGCCATCTTCTTGCCGGTACGCAGATAGATCGGGACCCCGGCCCAGCGCCAGTTGTCTATGCCGACCTTGAGCGCGATGAATGTCTCGGTGTCGGAATCCTTTGCGACACCCTTCTCGTTGCGATATCCGGCGAACTGGCCGCGCACCACGTCAGAAGACTTGACCGGCAGCATCGATCGGAAGACCTTGTTCTTTTCTTCGCTGATGGCGCGCGGCTCAAGGGCAGTGGGCGGTTCCATCACAACGAAGGCCATCACCTGGAAGAGGTGGGTAACCA
Protein-coding regions in this window:
- a CDS encoding SHOCT domain-containing protein, translated to MKATVTPDAEQAVTEIAQRHGLSREAVLAMLFAIHAGGGTMAQFSIPELGGSGQWMRGGMTMVGNMFDNALKARVDALCNELAQLLTTTTVFPAPNTQTQFQGGFTSSNWWPADLGVPSSAGAQNNARYAIFPTTRRLAIQIDGVTKIFDTADHQIGGVQQQQGGAGPGSVQFTSQFGTFDVSSLRELGTRQVAETPVAAPAPQYRSEPEAPATAPAAPSAAGSGDSASIIAAIESLAGLHQRGILSDEEFATKKAELLSRL
- a CDS encoding pyridoxamine 5'-phosphate oxidase family protein, with translation MPTMSSAEREAFLADVQIGVIAVERPDRAPLAVPVWYGYQPGGDVVLWTERDSVKEKLIRAAGRFSIAVQDEQPPYRYVTAEGDVTAIEPAQDDEARAIAVRYLGEEEGNAFTDQNLGADSVIIRMRPRRWLSTDYSKE
- the hrpA gene encoding ATP-dependent RNA helicase HrpA, which encodes MAEPSIAEMRRRLDNLTTRDAARLGRRLKNLRGANPEKLRQLVTQVEAAEALVTTRLAAVPTITYPELPVSDRRHDIAEAINAHQVVVVAGETGSGKTTQLPKICLELGRGVRGTIGHTQPRRLAARTVAQRIADELQTPLGDVVGYSVRFTDQVSDRTLIKLMTDGILLAEIQRDRRLLRYDTLILDEAHERSLNIDFLLGYLRQLLPRRPDLKVIVTSATIEPQRFADHFDGAPIIEVSGRTYPVEIRYRPLEVPVAAGTRQDSSDPDDPDHEIVRTEIRDEVDAIVDAIRELENEPPGDVLVFLSGEREIRDTAEALAGLPDRLQRTEVLPLYARLPTAEQQKVFAPHTGRRIVLATNVAETSLTVPGIRYVVDPGNARISRYSRRLKVQRLPIEPISQASAAQRAGRSGRLAPGVCIRLYSEEDFEARPRYTDPEILRTNLAAVILQMAALQLGDIENFPFLDPPDRRSVRDGVQLLQELGAFDQQGAITDLGRRLARLPVDPRLGRMILQSQAEGCVREVLVLAAALTIPDPRERPSDREEAARQKHARFADESSDFLSYLNLWRYLREQRKILSGNAFRRLCRNEFLHYLRIREWQDLVGQLRSIARDLGVTESDDDADPASIHAALLAGLLSHVGMRREDGREYQGARNSRFVLAPGSVLSKRPPRWVVVAELVETSRLYGRTAARIQPEIVERVAGDLVQRTYSEPHWDAARGEVLAYERVTLYGLPLVARRRVGYARVDPVVSRELFIRHALVEGDWQTRHHFFRDNARLRAQLEELEERARRRDLLVGDDEVYALYDARIPAEVVSARHFDAWWKKQRHRTPDLLTFTRDDLLRTTDTGDADRPDRWEAGDVALPLTYRFEPGAADDGVTVHVPIDVLARLGGDEFAWQVPALREELVTALIRALPKDLRRNFVPAPDTARAVLSNLDPAGEPLLAALQRELHRRTGVLVPINAFDLEKLPAHLRVTFAIEADGAEVARGKDLAALQQRLATPARQAVAEAVAGELERKGLRSWPDGLEALPRVVECTVGGRAVRGFPAFVAAGDAVDLRVFATSAEQDEAMRPGLRRLVRTSVPSPVKAVERQLNPRSRLTLGVNPDGSLAALLEDCADAAVDALIPAAVWTRDEFAALRDRVTQSLVATTADIVGRVEKVLAAAQEVELLLPPNPPPSQAEAIADVRAQLDRLLPRGFVTATGRDHLADLTRYLTAIGRRLDRLPHAVEADRQRMQRVHNVQDAYDELLHALPPARRQAVAVRDIARQIEELRVSLWAQQLGTPRPVSEQRIYRAIDTLLDQA
- a CDS encoding VOC family protein, with amino-acid sequence MQPHVDVITLGVADLDRSLAFYRSFGWETDGIVGTEFPGSQTEPAGRAAMFKLRDGLMLSLYPASELAKDAGVDIAAVSGHGFSLGHIVSSRHDVEKVLATAQAAGGHQVGTVGERPWGIYSGYFRDPDGHLWEVIYFLASDQN
- a CDS encoding aldehyde dehydrogenase family protein — its product is MSVQAVLDEVRNRPGTGDVIPVINPSTEEQITEFTDCGPEAVNDAVARAKETAESGAWSGKPDYERAKVLWRVGELIDQNAELLAELEMLNAGMYPAQAKMQVSVGAEWFRYYAGWCTKIEGIARDVNTGGLTGVDSHMHTYTLREPYAVVGLIFPWNGPVFNFCAKLAPSLAAGCSSVVKPAEETPLSALVLMRLLAEAGVPDGVANLVNGYGHTVGAAITAHPDVEKVAFTGSTEVGREIVHASARSNLNKVTLELGGKSPVVIFDDAKLKKAITLAAFGTFVHSGQACVCGSRILVQRSVYDQVVEGIAAIGNHLKMGAPNEEGTMSGPLISQKQLNRVLGYLEQGKVEGAEIVSGGYRLDRKGYFVHPTVVTRVDPDTSRLFQEEIFGPVVTILPFEDEDEAVALANNSTYGLAATVWTKDLGRAHRLAKRLKAGTVGLNCQMQYDHSMPFGGYKQSGWGLESGKAGIETYLQTKIVWAQM